The DNA window CGGCGACTTCGAGAGTGACTTCGCCGCGCGGTTCGGCCACGACGACGGAAGCGCCGGCGAAACGTTCGCGCAGACGCTCGGCGAGATTGGCGGTGCTCATTCGCGGACGCCCTGCTTCTGGTCGCCGAAATTGGTGCCGCGGCGGATCTTGCGCTGCAGCTGCAGGATGCCGTAGATCAGCGCTTCGGCGGTCGGCGGGCAGCCCGGCACGTAGACGTCGACCGGAACGACGCGGTCGCAGCCGCGCACCACCGAGTAGGAATAGTGATAGTAGCCGCCGCCGTTGGCGCAGCTGCCCATCGAGATGACCCACTTCGGGTCCGGCATCTGGTCGTAGACCTTGCGCAGCGCCGGGGCCATCTTGTTGACCAGGGTGCCGGCGACGATCATCACGTCGGACTGGCGCGGCGACGGGCGGAACACCACGCCGTAGCGGTCCAGGTCCAGGCGCGCGGCGCCGGCGTGCATCATCTCGACCGCGCAGCAGGCCAGACCGAAGGTCATCGGCCACATCGAACCGGTGCGCGCCCAGTTCCACAGCGTGTCGAGGTTGGTGGTGACGAAACCCTGCTGCAGCAGCGGGTTTTCGCCTTCCGGGCGCAGAATATCGTCGAGACGGCCTTCCGGGAGCGGGTTGTGCATCAACCCGGAGATCGTGTCGCCAACGCTTTGGATCACTCCCATTCGAGCGCTCCCTTCTTCCAGACGTAAACGAAGCCGAGCAGGAGCATGCTGGCGAAGATGCCCATCTCGATCAGGCCGATGATTCCGAGGTCTCGGAACACGGTGGCCCAGGGCACGATGAAGATGATTTCCAGATCGAAGATGATGAACTGGATCGCGATCAGGTAGTAGCGCACGTCGAACTGCATGCGCGCGTCTTCGAAGGCTTCGAAGCCGCATTCGTAGGGAGATAGTTTCTCCGCGGTCGGGCGCTTGGGCCCGAGCACATTGCCTACCACCAACAGGGCGACGCCGATACCACCGGCGACGATCAGGAACAGCAGAGTCGGCAGGTATTCGGCCAGCACGCGGTGTTCTCTCGGCTACTTGTTCGGCTACATGGGCGCGTTGCCGCGACCTTGGCTTGGCGCCGTGGCGCCCAGTCGTTTGGACGCCTTGCGCGGCCCGCCGTGCGTGCCGCACCTGCGTACCGTGGTGCGAATTGCTGAAGCAAAGGGATGGATGTGGTGCCCAAAGGGGGACTCGAACCCCCACGACCTAAGTCGCTACCACCTCAAGGTAGTGCGTCTACCAATTCCGCCATCTGGGCACTGTAACCAACCACGCCATCCTGGCTCCGGTGGGGCTCGCGTTCGCGCCGCCACCCGGTCATCGCTGACCTGCCCTGCCGTCCTTGCGGGGCGTTGAAACTGTATTTTAACTCTTTATTTCACTTACCGTCAGCCGGCTGTTTTGCCGGGGTTGCCTGCTCGGCCGGCGCCGTGGCGGGCGCGGCCGGAACCGCGGCCGGCT is part of the Lysobacter firmicutimachus genome and encodes:
- a CDS encoding NuoB/complex I 20 kDa subunit family protein, which encodes MGVIQSVGDTISGLMHNPLPEGRLDDILRPEGENPLLQQGFVTTNLDTLWNWARTGSMWPMTFGLACCAVEMMHAGAARLDLDRYGVVFRPSPRQSDVMIVAGTLVNKMAPALRKVYDQMPDPKWVISMGSCANGGGYYHYSYSVVRGCDRVVPVDVYVPGCPPTAEALIYGILQLQRKIRRGTNFGDQKQGVRE
- a CDS encoding NADH-quinone oxidoreductase subunit A produces the protein MLAEYLPTLLFLIVAGGIGVALLVVGNVLGPKRPTAEKLSPYECGFEAFEDARMQFDVRYYLIAIQFIIFDLEIIFIVPWATVFRDLGIIGLIEMGIFASMLLLGFVYVWKKGALEWE